The following proteins are co-located in the Gemmatimonadaceae bacterium genome:
- the carA gene encoding glutamine-hydrolyzing carbamoyl-phosphate synthase small subunit, with product MDVNSEPGFLLLEDGTLFHGSVTRNRSDSSGSDAVVRAVRNEPVVAEVVFSTNMTGYQEMFTDPSFRGQIVVMTATQIGNYGVNTEDPESTTPQVAGVIVRELSASYSNWRATGNLAEWLGAAQVPILHGVDTRRLTRHLRSAGVMRGVIDTGESPSEVATNALAGCPSMEGLDLASRVSTRDRYVWGDPQATRHIIAYDFGIKRNILRLFADNGCRVTVVPSTTPATDVLTEAPDGIFLSNGPGDPDAIAYAPDAVRDLATSGIPVFGICLGHQLLGLAFGGSTVKLPFGHRGGNHPVREVSSGRVLITSQNHGFAVQGDEASVSGAPDLAVTHVNLNDGTIEGLRHSQLPVFGVQYHPEAAPGPHDAVPHFAEFLKAIQDR from the coding sequence ATGGACGTTAACAGTGAGCCAGGGTTTCTCCTCCTCGAGGACGGAACCCTTTTTCACGGCTCTGTTACTCGCAACCGATCCGATTCAAGCGGCAGCGACGCAGTTGTGCGCGCGGTCAGGAACGAGCCGGTCGTCGCTGAAGTCGTTTTCTCAACGAACATGACTGGCTACCAGGAAATGTTCACCGATCCTTCGTTTCGCGGCCAGATCGTCGTCATGACCGCGACGCAGATCGGGAATTACGGGGTCAACACCGAAGATCCCGAATCGACCACGCCTCAGGTAGCGGGCGTGATCGTCCGTGAATTATCTGCCTCGTACTCCAACTGGCGTGCAACGGGCAATCTTGCGGAGTGGCTTGGCGCCGCCCAAGTGCCTATCCTGCATGGCGTTGACACCCGTCGTCTTACACGCCACCTGCGGTCAGCGGGTGTCATGAGAGGCGTGATCGACACGGGCGAATCGCCGAGTGAGGTGGCGACGAACGCGCTGGCCGGATGTCCGTCGATGGAGGGGCTCGATCTCGCATCGAGAGTGTCCACGCGCGACCGGTATGTCTGGGGCGATCCTCAGGCCACCAGACACATCATCGCCTACGATTTTGGGATAAAACGCAATATTCTGAGACTGTTCGCCGACAACGGTTGTCGCGTCACCGTTGTGCCGTCGACTACGCCGGCGACAGATGTTTTGACCGAGGCCCCGGACGGTATCTTTCTCTCCAACGGACCTGGCGATCCTGACGCCATCGCCTACGCGCCGGATGCCGTTCGCGATCTTGCCACAAGCGGCATCCCGGTGTTCGGGATCTGCCTCGGGCACCAGCTTCTTGGGCTCGCTTTCGGAGGGTCGACTGTGAAGCTCCCGTTCGGTCATCGGGGGGGGAACCATCCGGTGCGGGAAGTCTCATCGGGCCGGGTTCTGATAACCTCACAGAATCACGGGTTCGCCGTGCAGGGCGACGAGGCGTCGGTCAGTGGCGCCCCGGACCTTGCGGTGACGCACGTGAATCTGAATGACGGCACAATCGAGGGCCTCAGACACTCCCAACTGCCCGTTTTCGGCGTTCAGTATCATCCTGAGGCCGCGCCAGGGCCTCACGATGCGGTTCCACATTTCGCTGAATTTCTGAAAGCTATTCAGGACCGCTGA
- a CDS encoding HU family DNA-binding protein: MTKADLVERVTAQISRTAGPMISKKDCARVVDAFLESIKESLQHQENIEVRGFGTFKIRRRKTRMARNPRTGSPVEVSARPVPVFKPSKELRALVAGVEISELSDANIADEQ; the protein is encoded by the coding sequence ATGACGAAGGCGGACCTTGTCGAACGAGTCACGGCGCAGATTTCCCGCACCGCGGGGCCGATGATCTCAAAGAAGGACTGCGCCCGGGTCGTCGATGCTTTTCTCGAGTCGATCAAGGAGTCACTTCAGCATCAGGAAAACATCGAAGTGCGGGGATTTGGTACATTCAAGATACGGAGACGCAAGACGCGGATGGCCCGGAACCCACGGACCGGATCGCCCGTAGAGGTCTCGGCGCGGCCTGTGCCTGTTTTCAAACCTTCGAAAGAGTTGCGAGCACTGGTGGCGGGGGTCGAGATCTCCGAGCTGAGCGACGCCAATATTGCCGACGAGCAGTAA
- a CDS encoding MoaD/ThiS family protein, translating into MNVTVRFFASYADSLGRSTMDLVLPDGATVLDLRASIAALPDALRLPPNPLIAINHAYAAPTALIAGGDEIAVIPPVAGG; encoded by the coding sequence ATGAACGTCACGGTCAGGTTCTTTGCGTCGTACGCCGATTCTCTCGGCCGCTCCACCATGGATTTAGTTTTGCCCGATGGCGCCACAGTGCTCGATTTGAGGGCCTCGATCGCGGCCCTGCCAGACGCGTTGCGGCTGCCGCCGAATCCACTGATCGCCATCAATCATGCTTACGCTGCACCGACAGCGCTGATCGCCGGTGGGGATGAGATCGCCGTCATTCCCCCGGTTGCTGGCGGCTGA
- a CDS encoding molybdenum cofactor biosynthesis protein MoaE, with the protein MRVRLVNETIETFRLLDEVASYSRGATAIFVGTVRNQNNGRTVTAIEYSAYDAMAESEMLAIISEAGERFDRPDIVVEHRLGLLQVGDASIVIAAAHERRAQAIGAMQYVIEEFKLRVPIWKMEHYEDGSRVWIDPTRERAA; encoded by the coding sequence GTGAGGGTCAGGCTGGTCAACGAAACGATCGAAACCTTCCGGCTCCTCGATGAGGTGGCTTCATACAGCAGGGGGGCGACTGCGATCTTCGTGGGCACAGTCCGAAATCAAAATAATGGCCGTACAGTCACAGCGATCGAGTATTCCGCATACGATGCTATGGCTGAGAGCGAAATGCTGGCCATAATCAGCGAGGCTGGGGAACGGTTCGATCGGCCTGATATCGTAGTCGAGCACCGGCTGGGGCTGCTGCAAGTTGGCGATGCGAGCATCGTGATAGCAGCCGCTCATGAACGTCGCGCGCAGGCTATTGGTGCTATGCAATACGTGATCGAGGAGTTCAAGCTTCGGGTCCCGATTTGGAAGATGGAGCATTACGAAGATGGAAGCCGGGTCTGGATCGATCCGACACGGGAGCGCGCGGCGTGA
- the moaA gene encoding GTP 3',8-cyclase MoaA, translated as MTASLLDQHGRSIEYLRVSVTDRCNFRCLYCMPAEGLEWLPKADILTYEEIAAIVGQLAAVGLRRVRLSGGEPTLRPGLTALIAMLRSIRDIEDISLSTNGVRLAELAPAMRRAGLDRVNMSVDSLQPGRIATIARRSVSFDPVAAATAAERNGLDPVKINVVVMRGINDDEILDFARLTLDHPWHVRFIELMPVGDMRALTWDHIVESEEVLDRVSALGSVTRTPGPAQSNGPADYYRLDGGAGTIGVISPMTHTYCGSCNRVRLTADGRLRTCLFGDHEVSLRDPHRRGEPLEPFFRQALAEKPKEHQLLQMRVGGLRALSQVGG; from the coding sequence GTGACCGCAAGCCTGCTGGACCAGCACGGGCGAAGCATCGAGTATCTTCGCGTTTCGGTCACGGATCGATGCAATTTCAGGTGTCTCTACTGCATGCCCGCCGAGGGTCTCGAATGGCTGCCCAAGGCGGATATTCTGACCTATGAGGAGATCGCCGCGATTGTCGGCCAACTCGCCGCGGTTGGCCTTCGCCGAGTGCGGCTGAGTGGCGGCGAGCCGACGCTCCGGCCGGGACTGACAGCGCTCATTGCAATGCTGCGGTCGATCCGGGACATCGAGGATATTTCGCTATCCACCAACGGCGTCCGCCTGGCCGAGCTTGCGCCGGCGATGAGGCGGGCTGGGCTCGACCGGGTGAACATGAGCGTCGATTCATTGCAGCCCGGCAGAATCGCGACGATTGCGCGACGTTCAGTGAGCTTCGATCCGGTCGCTGCGGCGACGGCTGCCGAGCGAAATGGACTCGACCCAGTCAAGATCAACGTAGTGGTGATGCGGGGGATCAACGACGACGAAATTCTTGATTTCGCCCGATTGACACTCGACCACCCGTGGCATGTCAGATTCATCGAGTTGATGCCGGTGGGCGACATGAGAGCGCTCACGTGGGATCATATCGTCGAATCGGAAGAGGTTCTCGACCGAGTATCGGCCCTTGGCAGCGTGACCCGTACTCCGGGACCGGCGCAGAGTAATGGGCCGGCTGATTATTATCGGCTCGACGGTGGTGCCGGAACGATTGGTGTCATTTCGCCGATGACGCACACCTACTGCGGCTCGTGCAACCGCGTTCGCCTCACAGCCGATGGGCGCCTGCGAACATGCCTGTTCGGAGACCACGAGGTCAGTCTAAGGGATCCTCACCGCCGCGGCGAACCACTCGAGCCGTTTTTTCGACAGGCGTTGGCCGAAAAACCAAAGGAGCACCAGCTGTTGCAGATGCGCGTTGGCGGACTTCGGGCACTGTCGCAAGTCGGAGGGTAG
- the mdh gene encoding malate dehydrogenase, whose protein sequence is MVNKITVVGAGNVGATTAQRIAEKELARHVILVDIQEGIPQGKSLDQWQSAPIEGFDSRVTGTNSYEETAGSEVVVITAGIARKPGMSRDDLLNTNAGIVKQVSESVRDTSPNAIVIVVSNPLDVMSYVAKQVTGFPRERVLGMAGVLDTARYRAFIAEALDVSVRDIQAMVLGGHGDTMVPLISYTSVSGIPVTQLMSRQTLDAIVERTRTGGAEIVKHLKTGSAYYAPSAAAVQMCEAIVRDQKRILPCAAWLEGEYGMSGLFLGVPCVLGSKGLARIIEVELTESERDALAKSAEAVREPMSAVSL, encoded by the coding sequence ATGGTCAATAAAATAACGGTCGTCGGCGCAGGCAATGTCGGCGCGACGACCGCTCAGCGTATCGCCGAGAAAGAGCTGGCGAGGCATGTAATACTCGTCGATATCCAGGAAGGGATTCCTCAGGGAAAGTCGCTCGACCAGTGGCAATCTGCACCTATCGAAGGTTTTGATTCCCGGGTTACTGGCACCAACAGCTACGAGGAGACGGCTGGATCCGAAGTGGTCGTGATCACCGCTGGCATTGCGCGCAAGCCGGGAATGTCGCGCGACGACCTTCTCAATACGAATGCCGGCATCGTCAAGCAGGTTTCCGAGAGTGTGCGCGACACGTCTCCCAATGCGATTGTCATCGTGGTGTCGAATCCGCTCGACGTCATGTCGTATGTCGCGAAACAGGTGACCGGATTTCCCCGCGAGCGTGTGCTGGGTATGGCCGGTGTGCTGGACACAGCGCGCTACCGGGCCTTCATCGCCGAAGCACTTGACGTATCGGTTCGCGACATTCAGGCAATGGTGCTCGGCGGACACGGCGACACGATGGTCCCGCTGATATCGTATACAAGTGTAAGCGGAATCCCCGTTACGCAACTGATGTCGCGGCAGACACTGGATGCCATCGTCGAACGCACCCGAACGGGCGGGGCCGAGATCGTCAAGCACCTGAAGACAGGCTCTGCGTATTATGCGCCTTCAGCTGCGGCCGTGCAGATGTGCGAGGCGATCGTCCGCGATCAAAAAAGAATTCTCCCTTGCGCCGCCTGGCTCGAGGGAGAGTACGGCATGTCGGGCCTGTTCCTTGGAGTGCCCTGTGTTCTTGGCAGCAAGGGCCTTGCAAGGATCATCGAAGTCGAGCTTACCGAGTCTGAGCGGGATGCACTTGCCAAGAGTGCCGAAGCGGTTCGCGAGCCGATGAGCGCGGTGAGCCTCTAG
- a CDS encoding succinate dehydrogenase cytochrome b subunit, which produces MSRVVRFYKSAIGKKAVMGLTGLIWVGFVVGHMSGNLLVMQGREAINAYSHFLKSTGELLWLVRAVLASALVVHVVAAVQLTVQNRAARPVGYAQREPQVSTVASRTMRWGGALLLLFVILHILHFTTGTIRPAGSFSVADVYSNIVTSFRIWWVSAFYVISMIAVGLHLYHGVWSSVRSLGFAQRSTDPLRRKFALIVAVLVWFGFTIVPVAVIAGWVR; this is translated from the coding sequence ATGAGCCGGGTAGTTCGATTCTACAAATCGGCGATAGGAAAAAAAGCAGTGATGGGCCTCACGGGGCTGATATGGGTTGGATTCGTCGTTGGACACATGTCGGGTAATCTGCTGGTGATGCAGGGCCGTGAGGCGATCAACGCATATTCGCATTTTCTGAAAAGCACCGGCGAGCTTCTCTGGCTGGTGCGGGCGGTACTTGCCTCGGCACTGGTTGTTCATGTTGTTGCGGCAGTTCAGCTGACAGTGCAGAATCGCGCTGCCCGTCCGGTGGGCTACGCACAGCGCGAACCGCAGGTCTCGACAGTGGCATCCCGCACCATGAGGTGGGGCGGGGCTCTGTTGCTGCTGTTCGTCATACTACATATCCTGCATTTCACGACGGGAACCATCAGGCCGGCAGGATCGTTCAGTGTCGCTGATGTCTATTCAAACATTGTAACGAGCTTCAGAATCTGGTGGGTGTCGGCGTTCTACGTAATTTCAATGATTGCGGTCGGATTGCACCTTTATCATGGCGTGTGGAGTTCGGTCCGTTCGCTTGGTTTTGCGCAGCGCTCCACCGACCCGCTTCGCCGAAAGTTCGCGCTGATCGTTGCTGTGCTGGTCTGGTTCGGATTTACAATAGTTCCGGTGGCCGTGATCGCCGGCTGGGTGCGATAA